A window of Chryseobacterium shandongense genomic DNA:
TCCTCACGGCTTCGGTTACGTTGGTATCTTGTAGCAAAGACGATGAACTCGAAATACAGAACGATTTCCCTTTTGAGGTCAAAGTAATGCCTGTACCCAAAGATATTGCCAGTGGGCAGACCGTAGAGATACGGATTACCATACAGCGAACAGGCAATTACAGCAACACGCAATATTTTCTCCGCTACTTTCAATTTGACGGTCAAGGCACATTGCGGTATTATGACGAACCACCGTATTTGCCAAACGATTTGTATTCGTTGCCAACGGAGCAGTTCCGGTTGTATTACACTTCGGCATCTACCGTATCACAATCCTTTGAGGTTTGGATTTCCGATAACTTCGGTAACGAAAAGCAGTTGAGCTTTCAGTTCAACAGTAGTGATTAATGCTACTTATATAAAAGCAAAACCGACTGTTACAGGTCGGTTTTTTGCTTTTCAGCTTTCGGTGTACGTTGTTTTTTGTTTAAATTTACTTGAATTATAATCTTAACGGGTATGGATACAGTTACGGCTCAATTGGTGTTTGGTATTATTGTTATCGTTATTGCGATAGTGCTTATTTATTGGATAAACCGCAGGAAATTTTATAGGCGTAATGGTATGGGTGCAGAGGGATTTTCGAGTTTTGAAGCATCTGTATTTACCCGTTTTATAGAACGTGTCGGCAAATGGATTGCATACGCTTTGATAATTCTCGGTATTGTCTGTATATGGACTTATAGCCAAATGAAAAAGGACAAAGAGAAGCAACAAGTGGAGATACCTAACTCGAAATAAGTATTTTTATGGAAATTTAGATTATATGATATAGTATTCATAATAAAGAGGAAAATTATAAAATGACAAAATCCTTTGATGACATAACCCTACGAAATATATCTGATATTATATCAAATATACTGACACATACGAAAATTACAGAACATTTATCAGGTGCTGGTATTTCTCAATCTCAATATGGCACAAATAAAACAGACAGATTGTTTTATGCTTTAAAAGAAAGACAAGCACAAGACAGATGTGGAAATAATGTATTGGCATTTGTTGTTAGATTATTAAATC
This region includes:
- a CDS encoding DUF3872 domain-containing protein; the protein is MIAIFNKFRIGLSSIYILLAILTASVTLVSCSKDDELEIQNDFPFEVKVMPVPKDIASGQTVEIRITIQRTGNYSNTQYFLRYFQFDGQGTLRYYDEPPYLPNDLYSLPTEQFRLYYTSASTVSQSFEVWISDNFGNEKQLSFQFNSSD
- a CDS encoding molybdenum ABC transporter permease translates to MDTVTAQLVFGIIVIVIAIVLIYWINRRKFYRRNGMGAEGFSSFEASVFTRFIERVGKWIAYALIILGIVCIWTYSQMKKDKEKQQVEIPNSK